A DNA window from Calliphora vicina chromosome 1, idCalVici1.1, whole genome shotgun sequence contains the following coding sequences:
- the dsd gene encoding putative protein tag-53, whose protein sequence is MCVNNTLQQRKQQYKHQQVDEDDDDDEGTAAAIKHNNCNYFSNNRNICNSLNISRTNITTQCLHQQQYNAITTTTTAAASVSSATATFNCKYRRKHILLLLLVLFHICSSFLTHVSAYNCTAPGGHCQNDGKCKEDVGQCICADGWQGPECQFCGGKVRMYHQNGIIHDGWGNYSVSVKCSWLIDTKHWSHKHGKPPTIRMHLREFATECGWDHLYIYDGDSVDSPLLAVFSGLMYRGNFSIRSVPQVIARSGTALLHFFSDDAYNMSGFNLSYRMNACPSDNEEIECSGHGKCKDGFCICDSLYSGEACNIASCPNNCMEDKNHGDCNLEEERCICKEEYGGNDCGQLKAHGVWSSVNTKQSLPPPGTASHAAAVWRDTMYIIAGESYGRGKLMTTYDFNGNVWETVHTEKGSTVPDQRYGMSTVMYGDKIFMYGGVVKGSGISNELWAFDVSAKSWENITVNAEPCNTLNTPYAMCGPLHVTGHTATLVPGFGDKHSYPYMVVIFGRSPQYGYLNTVQEFNFGTREWKIVETTGYVVKGGFSHSAAYDYLTEKIYVYGGIVSESEASQYITTRLYAYSPSTHTWSLLSSAPSARLLHTANFVNQGLMMVFGGNTHNDTAESYGAKCYSQDLLVYDVFCDSWHKQNIPMHLQADLARFGHSSVVFEDNLYIYGGFNGQLLNDMLRFSPGYCSYYTKEEKCTNARPGVKCIWDVQKMRCIPITRVQRSAIYGREHYDYIACPSKSRITMTSELLQDVTRCQELNNCQSCVANSYGCTYCGSGVCTKERCRETSPLTSVFYETSTQQQSQHSKAQFVIATNAPPLNIKQLENCPIKEDFRTTALCEQLHTCHACSANTACIWEPEHNRCRPFAAINGNRTVDEIICPPSCASLSNCHNCTENDCIWCQNELRCVDRNSYTASFPYGQCREWTTHTSKCRTAPAGLWGNSSALSTAQCGFYNSCSQCLDDPACGWCDDGTNTGLGKCIEGGALKPHDAAECQSSQWYFTSCPRCNCNGHSKCLDSVHCEQPCLNLTFGTHCEKCGPGYWGNPINGGQCQKCDCNRQGDICHPDTGKCYCNTKGIVGDHCEKCDSQNHYHGDPISSTCYYELTIDYQFTFNLSKKEDRHFRQINFRNSPVKPEIDADFTITCSVPAKMDIMVKLAGSQDKVIFNNINCSTFRHRFPKTEYQFGHSPEDNSSLTTFYVFVHDFQPPIWIQIAFSQYPKLNLQQFFITFSTCFLLLLLMAAILWKIKQKYDMFRRRQRLFVEMEQMASRPFSQVLVDIENRETIDLSLTMEGISNMSKKRKKECPSPIALEPCSGNRAAVLSLLVRLPTGGLQHAPAGQSAGLAVASALVTLGNPRRPSIEHSKEPKSKRKQSQHPDSCT, encoded by the exons atgtgtgtaaataacACACTGCAGCAGCGAAAACAACAATACAAACACCAGCAAGTTGATGAAGACGACGACGATGACGAGGGAACAGCAGCAgcaattaaacacaacaattgCAACTATTTTAGCAATAATAGGAATATCTGTAATAGTTTGAATATCAGCAGGACTAATATAACAACACAATGTTTACATCAGCAGCAATATAATGCAataacaacgacaacaacagcagcagcatcagtATCATCAGCAACAGCAACTTTTAATTGTAAATACAGACGGAAACATATTTTACTGTTGCTGTTGGTATTGTTTCACATTTGCTCCAGCTTTTTGACACATGTCTCAGCCTACAATTGCACAGCGCCTGGTGGTCACTGTCAGAATGACGGCAAGTGCAAGGAGGATGTTGGTCAGTGTATTTGTGCTGATGGTTGGCAGGGTCCCGAATGCCAATTTTGTGGTGGCAAAGTTAG AATGTATCACCAGAACGGTATCATACACGATGGCTGGGGTAATTACTCCGTAAGCGTGAAATGTAGTTGGCTAATTGATACCAAACATTGGAGTCATAAACATGGTAAGCCGCCCACTATACGCATGCATTTGCGAGAATTTGCAACAGAATGTGGCTGGGATCATTTGTACATATACGATGGTGATAGTGTAGATTCTCCGCTTTTAGCTGTTTTTAG tGGCCTTATGTATAGAGGCAATTTTTCCATACGCAGCGTACCACAAGTTATAGCACGTTCGGGCACAGCTTTGTTGCATTTCTTCAGCGATGATGCCTACAATATGTCCGGTTTTAATTTGTCATATCGCATGAATGCCTGTCCCAGTGATAATGAGGAAATTGAATGTTCGGGTCATGGCAAATGTAAAGATGGTTTCTGTATCTGTGATTCATTGTATAGTGGCGAAGCCTGCAATATAGCCTCATGTCCGAACAATTGTATGGAGGATAAAAATCACGGTGATTGTAATTTGGAAGAAGAGAG aTGTATTTGCAAAGAAGAATATGGTGGCAATGATTGTGGCCAGTTGAAGGCGCATGGTGTTTGGTCGAGTGTCAATACGAAACAGTCGTTGCCACCACCTGGTACAGCGTCGCATGCTGCTGCTGTGTGGCGTGATACCATGTACATTATTGCCGGTGAATCATATGGTCGTGGTAAACTCATGACCACCTATGATTTCAATGGCAATGTCTGGGAAACTGTTCACACTGAGAAAGGCAGCACGGTGCCGGATCAACGTTACGGCATGTCCACCGTTATGTATGGCGATAAAATCTTCATGTATGGCGGTGTTGTCAAAGGTTCGGGCATTTCCAATGAACTTTGGGCCTTTGATGTCTCTGCCAAGTCTTGGGAAAATATTACCGTCAATGCAGAACCTTGCAATACTCTTAATACACCATATGCCATGTGCGGTCCGTTACATGTTACGGGACACACTGCCACATTAGTGCCTGGTTTTGGTGACAAACACAGCTACCCCTACATGGTGGTGATCTTTGGTCGTTCTCCCCAATATGGCTACTTAAATACGGTGCAAGAATTCAATTTTGGTACCAGAGAATGGAAAATTGTGGAGACCACAGGCTATGTGGTCAAGGGTGGTTTCAGCCACAGTGCTGCCTACGATTATTTGACGGAGAAAATCTATGTTTACGGCGGCATTGTATCGGAATCAGAAGCCAGCCAATATATTACAACACGTTTGTATGCATACTCACCCTCCACGCATACGTGGTCGCTGTTGTCATCAGCTCCAAGTGCACGTCTTTTGCATACGGCCAACTTTGTCAATCAAGGTTTAATGATGGTTTTCGGTGGCAATACTCACAATGACACAGCCGAAAGCTATGGAGCCAAATGTTATAGTCAGGATTTATTAGTGTACGATGTTTTTTGTGATTCATGGCATAAACAAAACATTCCAATGCATTTACAAGCAGATTTAGCCAG ATTCGGTCATAGTTCGGTAGTTTTTGAAGATAATCTTTATATTTATGGCGGCTTCAATGGCCAACTACTCAACGACATGTTACGCTTCTCCCCCGGCTACTGTAGTTATTATACGAAAGAAGAGAAATGCACAAATGCCCGACCGGGTGTCAAGTGTATTTGGGATGTGCAGAAAATGAGATGCATTCCCATTACGCGAGTACAACggtcagccatttatggacggGAGCATTACGATTACATTGCATGTCCCTCCAAAAGTCGTATAACCATGACTTCGGAACTTTTGCAGGATGTAACACGCTGCCAAGAGCTGAATAATTGTCAGTCATGTGTGGCGAATTCATATGGTTGCACCTATTGCGGCAGTGGTGTTTGCACGAAGGAACGTTGTCGTGAAACGTCACCTTTGACTTCGGTATTTTATGAAACATCCACACAACAGCAGAGTCAACATTCCAAAGCCCAGTTTGTTATCGCCACAAATGCTCCACCtttgaatataaaacaattgGAAAACTGTCCCATAAAGGAAGATTTTCGCACTACAGCCTTATGTGAACAGCTGCATACTTGTCATGCTTGTTCGGCAAACACTGCCTGTATTTGGGAACCCGAACATAATCGTTGTCGTCCATTTGCTGCAATAAACGGTAATCGGACAGTTGATGAAATCATTTGTCCACCGTCGTGTGCTTCTCTAAGTAATTGTCACAATTGCACGGAAAACGATTGTATTTGGTGTCAAAATGAATTACGCTGCGTTGATCGCAACTCTTATACCGCCAGTTTTCCGTACGGCCAATGCAGAGAATGGACGACGCACACCTCTAAGTGTCGCACGGCACCAGCTGGTTTGTGGGGCAACTCATCGGCTTTGTCAACAGCTCAGTGTGGTTTTTACAACAGTTGTTCGCAGTGTCTTGATGATCCAGCTTGCGGTTGGTGTGATGATGGCACAAATACTGGTCTGGGCAAGTGTATAGAAGGCGGTGCCTTAAAGCCACATGATGCCGCCGAATGTCAATCGAGTCAATGGTATTTCACCTCTTGTCCCAGATGCAACTGTAATGGTCACTCTAAATGCCTGGATTCGGTGCATTGCGAACAACCTTGTTTGAATCTAACTTTTGGTACTCATTGTGAAAAGTGTGGACCTGGCTATTGGGGAAATCCCATTAATGGTGGCCAATGCCAGAAATGTGATTGCAATAGGCAGGGTGACATTTGCCACCCCGATACAGGTAAATGTTACTGCAACACCAAAGGTATCGTGGGAGATCACTGCGAAAAATGTGATTCTCAAAATCATTATCATGGCGATCCCATCTCTTCAACCTGCTACTACGAACTCACCATTGATTACCAATTCACGTTTAATCTGTCGAAGAAAGAGGATCGTCATTTTCGACAAATCAATTTCCGCAATTCACCCGTCAAGCCTGAAATCGATGCCGATTTCACAATAACCTGCAGTGTGCCGGCCAAAATGGACATTATGGTTAAGCTGGCCGGCTCGCAGGATAAggttatatttaataatattaattgttCAACATTTCGTCATCGCTTCCCCAAGACCGAGTACCAATTTGGTCATTCGCCAGAAGACAATAGTTCGTTGACCACGTTCTATGTGTTTGTGCATGACTTCCAACCGCCCATTTGGATTCAGATTGCATTCTCTCAGTATCCAAAGCTCAATCTGCAGCAGTTCTTTATAACATTTTCCACCTGCTTTTTGCTACTTCTGCTGATGGCCGCCATACTgtggaaaattaaacaaaagtatGACATGTTCAGGCGAAGACAACGATTGTTTGTTGAAATGGAACAAATGGCCAGTCGTCCATTTTCACAG GTGCTAGTGGATATTGAAAATCGAGAAACTATCGATTTATCATTAACCATGGAGGGAATTTCTAACATGAGCAAGAAACGTAAAAAG